The genomic interval ACTCGTAGCTCTCGTGGAGCTACATATCATTACAAGTTTTTAGTTCAAATACTAACTTGGCTACGTTTGTAATTACTACTCCAGTCTCATTTTACTTTACGAGCAAAAACTATTCACCGACGAAGATTAAGATCAAGAGATAAACATGACAACCAGAGCAGAGTACCATCATCATTGCTCCACTTTCCATTTGCATTTGTGACCCTTCCTAACCAGAGCAGAGAACCAGCTTTTCCCAGTTTACCCTTTATCTTAATCACTTTCACAAATTATACCAATGTTTCCCCAAAACCAAACCACCGTCTCCTCCTGTCCCACCACCACGTCACCCCTTCCGTACCCTCCACGTCAACTTATTTCTTCCAAAAACGAGACATCACTTGTCACCAACCCACCATCACCGGCCTGAAAGCAACACCAGTAAACGGTGCTCCATCTGTCATCCTCATCTATATACCCCGTTATGGATAAACACCCCACCACTCCAACCTCTACGGTGTTCCGGCGAGCCCTCATCCGGTCACCGGCCGATTCAAAGTCAAAGTGATTATCAAATTAGTCAAAATTTATAAATCCGCCGTCAATGTACAACAATGTGCGTTTGCCGCGTTAcactaagaaaaaaaaagaaaaaaaagaaaacgaaaTGTGATTATTTATTTGCATTCCCATTGGAGCaaataatcaatctcatcCATTCTAAGTCCGGATATAGACACGGCCGGTGACAACGCTGGTGTCGGAAACGACGTCGTCGAACCCGATCCAACGGCATTTGGGGCCTGAGCCCTGTGGGAACAGAGGCGACGCGCGCGTGAGCAGGTTTTCCGGCGACGAGTTAACCGTCCTCTTGTATGGACCGAACCACTTGTTCTGCATGTAACGGTTCTTCCGCCACGGTGGCACTGACAGCTCTCGGCTCCTCAGAGACTTCTTCGCGACGTCGCACATCACCCGGACGATCCTTTTCAGGTCGTCGGAGCAGCCCACGAAGTGACGTGGCAGAGATTGAGAGAGCTGCGAGTACTGGCTAGACGGCCGCGCGATCTCGAACTCGGCGGCGAAGTCCACGTCCACGAAGTACCTGTTGCTGCTGGTGCTCTGCTTCCGCCACGTGGCGGAAGAGTTGGCGATTACGTCGATGAACTCGTAGTGTCCCGCGGTGATGCCGCCGGCGGAGCTCCACTTGGTCTTGCAGATCGCCGCATTGTGGCCCTTCCCCCTCAAAAACGACGTGACGTTCCTCTGCATAGCAGACTTGTCCGATCTCATCATACACGAGGAGAAAGCCTCCACCGCCTCCGCCACGTCAACAACCAGCACCTTAGCATAAGGGTCCGCATTCGCCGCTGACGATCTCAAAACACACTCGACCGCACCGGCTCGAACCGAGACCGAGTCGAGCCGGTCCGAGTCATAGTCGCCGTCGTCGTCGTGTCGCGGCAACGGCGACTCCGACGAGGACgaatcctcctcctcctcctcctccagaAAGCTGTGGACGAGCTCTGACAGACAAGGCGAGACGTCGTCGGCGGAGTAGTGCTCGCTGCCGCTGCTGGAGTAGCTCTCCCGGCCGACGAGGCGAGCCTTGACTTTGTCGTCGAGCGGATATATCACTCTCTTGGTTCTGGTTCTGACTAAACCAGCCATCTCACAAACCCTAATTAGTTATCTAGTTAAGTGATCTCTCTCTGGaatctgaagaagaagaagaaggaaggtGTATTGTGGTGGTTTGAGGAAGAAAGGCAAGGAATGGGGAAAGGTTATATAAACAAGGGTGGTTTTCTCTGTGTAGTTGAGATATCAACAAGGAGGGGGATTAAAATGGGAATATTCGGTTTCTGAAAGCTGGAGGTGTTTTTTTGGTTGATAATTCTGGTTTAATTATTCTCTTTTCTAGGGAAGGTTAAAATTTAAAGAGAGGGAATGAGGGAGAGGATATGCGAAAGAGAGATTACACGTGGAAGCATATCCAGTGGCACCTGCGGGGCTTATTCCAGTATGTGACGCAGCGGCTCTTGACCGGTTGAAGTACCAGTCACCTCTCTGAAAATCTGAACTGCCACACGAAGTGCTGTGCGCCCACGTGAACGGCACGTGGTCGATGAGTCCATGGGCTTCGGGGGCCCGGTTGAAATCAAACCGCTTGGGCCCAGGGATAAGGGTGTGAGTGTGACCGGGGTGAATAGGGGGTTTTACGTAATTCGATCTTTCTTTTCAATATGGCACTAAAGTATGATTATATTAGGAAGATGATAGAATCTGAAGGACGATTTGGGATTATTCTAGGGTTTAAACCACTATTATTCGGATTTAATTTTGCTCAACCCCCCTAAAGGGTGATATTACCAACTATTTAAATACTGATATGTGTAAGTAAAGTTAAccctaattaaatttcatcaaTACGTATACAACCCTtgaatataataataataataataaaaactatcttattttattactgtttgtcactctctctttctctcttccaTCTCCACCATAAAGGCATAACCTGCAACTCTGCAAGTCCAAAACGTATTAGATAATATACAGTTATACATAGCAAAAGAACAGAAAACCTGGGTTAGAGAGAGTGGACTGTGGGCATTGAGAGAGATGAACAAGTTTATGTAACAAAGCTTTTCTCTGATCAGAGCCATCATCTTAACTTTGAAATCCAAATTCTCTCTTgtcaattttcattttcagaaTCTAGAACAATtcttgatgtgtatttgtgtttTGATATCTCCGAATTCGCTCAGAAAAGTTAATATCGC from Argentina anserina chromosome 2, drPotAnse1.1, whole genome shotgun sequence carries:
- the LOC126783644 gene encoding uncharacterized protein LOC126783644; translated protein: MAGLVRTRTKRVIYPLDDKVKARLVGRESYSSSGSEHYSADDVSPCLSELVHSFLEEEEEEDSSSSESPLPRHDDDGDYDSDRLDSVSVRAGAVECVLRSSAANADPYAKVLVVDVAEAVEAFSSCMMRSDKSAMQRNVTSFLRGKGHNAAICKTKWSSAGGITAGHYEFIDVIANSSATWRKQSTSSNRYFVDVDFAAEFEIARPSSQYSQLSQSLPRHFVGCSDDLKRIVRVMCDVAKKSLRSRELSVPPWRKNRYMQNKWFGPYKRTVNSSPENLLTRASPLFPQGSGPKCRWIGFDDVVSDTSVVTGRVYIRT